A window of the Paralichthys olivaceus isolate ysfri-2021 chromosome 5, ASM2471397v2, whole genome shotgun sequence genome harbors these coding sequences:
- the sox10 gene encoding transcription factor SOX-10 isoform X1 encodes MSRDEQSLSEVELSPGMSDDSRSLSPGHSSGATGSGDSPFRQQAQLDDASAGCSSVRSDDEDDRFPAGIREAVSQVLNCYDWTLVPMPVRVNTGGKSKPHVKRPMNAFMVWAQAARRKLADQHPHLHNAELSKTLGKLWRLLNESDKRPFIEEAERLRKQHKKDYPDYKYQPRRRKNGKLGSGSGSEAEGHSEGEGPHSQSHYKGLHLEMAHSGGAGSPLADGHHPHAAGQSHSPPTPPTTPKTEPQSGKAGDGKREVNGNGVSRGTTGPEGSSGAPGSGKPHIDFGNVDIGEMSHEVMANMEPFDVNEFDQYLPPNGHPGVGQSAGGAAAATASPASPYTYGISSALAAASGHSAAWLSKQQPPQQHHGSTLSSDPSKAQIKSEAGGAGAHFAEAVTAGSHVTYAPLSLPHYSSAFPSLASRAQFAEYADHQASGSYYAHSSQASGLYSAFSYMGPSQRPLYTPISDPASVQQSHSPTHWEQPVYTTLSRP; translated from the exons ATGTCCAGAGACGAGCAGAGCTTATCGGAGGTGGAGCTCAGTCCCGGGATGTCGGACGACAGCCGCTCCCTGTCCCCGGGTCACTCCTCCGGGGCCACGGGCAGCGGGGACTCGCCTTTCCGGCAGCAGGCGCAGCTGGACGACGCGTCGGCGGGCTGCTCCTCGGTGAGATCCGACGACGAGGACGACCGCTTCCCCGCAGGAATCCGCGAGGCGGTGAGTCAGGTTCTCAACTGCTACGACTGGACCCTCGTGCCCATGCCCGTGCGCGTGAACACCGGCGGCAAGAGCAAGCCGCACGTGAAGAGGCCCATGAACGCGTTCATGGTTTGGGCGCAGGCGGCGCGGAGGAAACTGGCCGACCAACACCCGCACCTGCACAACGCGGAGCTCAGCAAGACCCTGGGGAAGCTGTGGAG ACTCCTCAATGAGAGCGACAAGCGACCCTTCATCGAGGAAGCAGAGAGGCTGAGGAAGCAGCACAAGAAGGACTACCCTGACTACAAATACCAGCCGCGACGCCGCAAGAATGGAAAACTTGGTTCCGGGTCAGGAAGTGAGGCCGAAGGCCATTCGGAGGGTGAGGGCCCCCACAGCCAATCCCACTACAAGGGCCTCCACCTGGAAATGGCCCACAGTGGGGGAGCCGGGTCCCCTCTGGCTGATGGGCACCACCCTCATGCTGCAG GTCAGAGCCACAGTCCCCCCACACCCCCCACCACTCCCAAGACAGAGCCTCAGTCTGGGAAGGCAGGAGACGGAAAGAGGGAGGTTAATGGGAACGGGGTCTCCCGTGGTACAACAGGACCGGAGGGAAGCTCAGGTGCCCCGGGATCTGGGAAACCTCACATTGACTTTGGTAATGTGGACATTGGTGAGATGAGCCACGAGGTCATGGCCAACATGGAGCCGTTTGATGTCAATGAGTTTGACCAATATCTTCCCCCAAACGGGCACCCGGGGGTCGGACAGAGTGCTGGGGGGGCTGCAGCTGCAACAGCTTCTCCAGCCTCGCCGTACACCTACGGCATCTCCTCAGCTCTGGCAGCGGCCAGTGGACACTCAGCTGCCTGGCTCTCCAAGCAGCAGCCTCCGCAGCAACATCACGGCTCCACCCTGAGCTCAGACCCATCCAAGGCCCAGATTAAGAGTGAGGCTGGGGGAGCCGGGGCTCACTTTGCAGAGGCCGTCACAGCAGGTTCCCATGTCACATATGCGCCTCTCAGCCTTCCTCACTACAGCTCTGCTTTCCCCTCACTGGCCTCTAGGGCTCAGTTTGCTGAATACGCTGATCATCAGGCCTCAGGGTCGTACTACGCCCACTCCAGCCAGGCCTCGGGGTTGTACTCAGCCTTCTCGTACATGGGGCCCTCCCAGAGGCCCCTGTACACGCCCATCAGTGACCCAGCCAGTGTGCAGCAGTCGCACAGCCCCACACACTGGGAACAGCCCGTCTACACTACACTGTCGCGGCCATGA
- the polr2f gene encoding DNA-directed RNA polymerases I, II, and III subunit RPABC2: MSDHEDNFDDGDFDDAEEDEGLDDLENVEDEDQENVQILPAGEGQLANQKRITTPYMTKYERARVLGTRALQIAMCAPVMVELEGETDPLQIAMKELKSRKIPIIIRRYLPDGSYEDWGCDELIITD; this comes from the exons ATGTCCGACCACGAAGACAA CTTCGATGATGGAGACTTTGATGACGCCGAAGAGGACGAGGGGTTAGACGATCTAGAAAACGTGGAAGAT GAGGACCAGGAGAATGTGCAGATCTTGCCGGCAGGAGAGGGACAGCTGGCAAACCAGAAGAGGATCACAACACCGTACATGACCAAATACGAGCGGGCCAGAGTGCTGGGGACACGAGCTCTTCAGATAGC GATGTGTGCTCCAGTCatggtggagctggagggagAAACAGACCCCTTGCAAATAGCCATGAAAGAGCTTAA GAGCAGAAAGATTCCCATCATCATCCGCAGGTACCTCCCCGATGGGAGTTATGAGGACTGGGGCTGTGACGAGCTCATCATAACAGACTAA
- the sox10 gene encoding transcription factor SOX-10 isoform X2, translating to MSRDEQSLSEVELSPGMSDDSRSLSPGHSSGATGSGDSPFRQQAQLDDASAGCSSVRSDDEDDRFPAGIREAVSQVLNCYDWTLVPMPVRVNTGGKSKPHVKRPMNAFMVWAQAARRKLADQHPHLHNAELSKTLGKLWRLLNESDKRPFIEEAERLRKQHKKDYPDYKYQPRRRKNGKLGSGSGSEAEGHSEGQSHSPPTPPTTPKTEPQSGKAGDGKREVNGNGVSRGTTGPEGSSGAPGSGKPHIDFGNVDIGEMSHEVMANMEPFDVNEFDQYLPPNGHPGVGQSAGGAAAATASPASPYTYGISSALAAASGHSAAWLSKQQPPQQHHGSTLSSDPSKAQIKSEAGGAGAHFAEAVTAGSHVTYAPLSLPHYSSAFPSLASRAQFAEYADHQASGSYYAHSSQASGLYSAFSYMGPSQRPLYTPISDPASVQQSHSPTHWEQPVYTTLSRP from the exons ATGTCCAGAGACGAGCAGAGCTTATCGGAGGTGGAGCTCAGTCCCGGGATGTCGGACGACAGCCGCTCCCTGTCCCCGGGTCACTCCTCCGGGGCCACGGGCAGCGGGGACTCGCCTTTCCGGCAGCAGGCGCAGCTGGACGACGCGTCGGCGGGCTGCTCCTCGGTGAGATCCGACGACGAGGACGACCGCTTCCCCGCAGGAATCCGCGAGGCGGTGAGTCAGGTTCTCAACTGCTACGACTGGACCCTCGTGCCCATGCCCGTGCGCGTGAACACCGGCGGCAAGAGCAAGCCGCACGTGAAGAGGCCCATGAACGCGTTCATGGTTTGGGCGCAGGCGGCGCGGAGGAAACTGGCCGACCAACACCCGCACCTGCACAACGCGGAGCTCAGCAAGACCCTGGGGAAGCTGTGGAG ACTCCTCAATGAGAGCGACAAGCGACCCTTCATCGAGGAAGCAGAGAGGCTGAGGAAGCAGCACAAGAAGGACTACCCTGACTACAAATACCAGCCGCGACGCCGCAAGAATGGAAAACTTGGTTCCGGGTCAGGAAGTGAGGCCGAAGGCCATTCGGAGG GTCAGAGCCACAGTCCCCCCACACCCCCCACCACTCCCAAGACAGAGCCTCAGTCTGGGAAGGCAGGAGACGGAAAGAGGGAGGTTAATGGGAACGGGGTCTCCCGTGGTACAACAGGACCGGAGGGAAGCTCAGGTGCCCCGGGATCTGGGAAACCTCACATTGACTTTGGTAATGTGGACATTGGTGAGATGAGCCACGAGGTCATGGCCAACATGGAGCCGTTTGATGTCAATGAGTTTGACCAATATCTTCCCCCAAACGGGCACCCGGGGGTCGGACAGAGTGCTGGGGGGGCTGCAGCTGCAACAGCTTCTCCAGCCTCGCCGTACACCTACGGCATCTCCTCAGCTCTGGCAGCGGCCAGTGGACACTCAGCTGCCTGGCTCTCCAAGCAGCAGCCTCCGCAGCAACATCACGGCTCCACCCTGAGCTCAGACCCATCCAAGGCCCAGATTAAGAGTGAGGCTGGGGGAGCCGGGGCTCACTTTGCAGAGGCCGTCACAGCAGGTTCCCATGTCACATATGCGCCTCTCAGCCTTCCTCACTACAGCTCTGCTTTCCCCTCACTGGCCTCTAGGGCTCAGTTTGCTGAATACGCTGATCATCAGGCCTCAGGGTCGTACTACGCCCACTCCAGCCAGGCCTCGGGGTTGTACTCAGCCTTCTCGTACATGGGGCCCTCCCAGAGGCCCCTGTACACGCCCATCAGTGACCCAGCCAGTGTGCAGCAGTCGCACAGCCCCACACACTGGGAACAGCCCGTCTACACTACACTGTCGCGGCCATGA